From the Burkholderia sp. WP9 genome, the window GCGACAGCCCGGCAAGCAAATCAGCCAGTTCCGACGACAGTCCCAGCCGGAACATGCCGACCGGTTTGTCCTCGCGCAACATACGTTGCGCGAGCATGATGTAAGACAAGTTGATCTCGCGGATTGAATCCAGCGTCTCGCTGCTACGGTCCATTTTCTCTGTTTCCGAAGCCCCGAATTACGATGTCGGCATTTTTTGCCGTTATGTCTTTTGTGCCTCGCCGGAAACGTTGTCCTCCGGCTACTGTCACCACCTGATACAAGCGGCGACCTTTTGATACATGGAGTTACATTTCGTAACAGCTTGGGACGAATTGTATGAAGGGTAAAACAAGAAATCAATCCCTTCTCAAAAAAATGTCTCAAAAAGATACATCAATTTTCGGTAACTCTTTCACAGTGGCGTAATACACGATGCAAACCGAATTTTCCGCCACCCCGGATTTTTGTCTGATCCATGAAAACCCTTGTACTACGGGCTTTTCGCTCTTTTGTCTGAGCAAATAGGGCGGACCCATCAAGTGCCGGTAATTCCCGGTCGAGTTAGAAAGGAAATAGAAAGCGAGGTCAATATAAAGTAATAAATTCCGCTCTTTGACGGCGATTTGGGGACAAAACAGAGGTGTAACAGGTTGGTGCGGCCCCAGTTACAAACGAGGCCGGATTTGTAACTTCTTGTGTAACTTCGCTCGGGTGGTGCGGTGGACACGCTCGACTTCGACGCGGAACGTCGGCCGCAGAGGTGCTGCTGAACGGCGGGGAAAGTGGCGCGGGCCGCCGCGCGGTCACGGCCTATTAGATAAACAGGGCCATCAGATCGGCGTCGTGGAAGACCCCGCCGACATTCAGCGCTCCGACTTCGCAGCCATATTTGCGAAAGCCGAGCGACTCGTAAAGTTTCCTCGCGGCCTCGTTGCGGCTGCCGACTAATAACTGGATTTGCCGCAGGCCGTCCATACGCGAGGCCCGCCTCAGCAACTCCTTCAGCAAAGCGCGCCCGACGCCGCGGCCGGCAGCCTCCGGCGCGACATACATGCCGACCACGGCGGCCTTATGCCGCTGTTTGTCGCTCGGGATCCGGATCAGTCCAACCACGCCGATCAATGGTGTTCCTGCCGATGCGTAAGCGCCGAGCAAAAAGTCACCTTCGGCCGCACGCGAGCCGTCCAGCATTGCATTGTGTTGCGACGGACCTTTGGCAAGTGCTTCTTCGTAACTCTGGCCGAACGAATCCGGATGCGCTTTCAGTCCGCGCAGCCGCAGGTTGAAGTAGTCGTCGCGGTCGTCGGGACCGAGTTGGCGTACGAGTACAGCGTTCTCGCTCAAGTGTCTCTCCGTGTGGGGCCGGTGATTGAAAGGCTGAAAGACTCGATATCGAACTGCGACCTGTCTGTCACGGTCCAGGCTATGGTTGGCGTGCCGCCTCGGCGCACTGGCTCTCGCCGAAATCGCGCAACGCCGTAGCGGTTTGCGGGTCGGCCGGAAAGAACGCCTCGATCGCGAGTTCCGAGAGCGTCACGTCCACCGGCGTGCCGAACACGGTGGTCGTGCTGAAAAACGATAGCACGCCGATCGGCGTGCGCAGCCGCAGCGGTACTGCAATCTGGTTGACGGCGGTGTTGTCGTGCTCGGTCGCATCCGCGCCCGGCGGCGCGGGGTACGCCGCCAATTCGTCGCGCAGCGCGCTCAACGTGTCGTCCCCGCTCACGTCGATTTGCCGCTGAAGTCGCGCGAGTATGTGCTCGCGCCATGCATGCCAATTGACGATGGACGCAGCGATACCCTCCGGATGCAGGCTCAGGCGCAGTGCGTTGACCGGCGGCTTCAGCAGTTCCGGACTTGCGCCGTTCAGCAAAGGCGCAAGCGCGCCGTTCGCGGCAACGATGGTCCAGTGCCGGTCGATGGCAAGCGCCGGGTAGGGTTCGTGTCCTTTCAGCACCAACTCGACAGCCTCGCGTGCAGCGGCCAACTGCGGATCCGATAGCGGGCGTTCCCGGAACAGCGGTGCGTAGCCTGCGGCGACCAGCAGTGCATTGCGCGCGCGCAGCGGCACGTCGAGCCGTTCAGCAAGGTGCATGACCATTTCCCGGCTCGGCACTGCGCGGCCTGATTCGACGAAGCTCAGATGCCGGGTCGAAATATCGGCTTCGGCGGCGAGCAGCAGCTGGCTCATTCTTCGACGCTGTCGCCATTCGCGCAGCAGGTCGCCGACCGTGCGGCTGGCCGCCGGCAATTGCGGCGGGACGGGTTGCGCAAGAGAGAGTGTGTTCATGCCACCGATCATAGCCAAACCGCGCTAGCGATCCATTACCTCAGAGGTAATGGAATACCCCGGAATACCCCGGAATACCCCGGAATACCCCGGAATACCCCGGAATACCCCGGAATACCCCGGAATACCCCGGAATACCGTCTGCCACGCCTACGAAACTTCGGAAAGACCCGTGACACCGTAGTAAGCCGCGGCATATCGACGAAATGGCAAAGCCGACAGAGCGGGACACCCGACTCAGACCGCCGCCACGCCTTCCGGTACCACGTTGAGTTTGACCCCGAGCGCACGCAGCAGTTTGAGCACCGTGTCCATACGCGGTTTGGAGCCGGGTGCGAGCGTCTTGTAGAGGCTTTCGCGGCCAAGTCCGGCATCTGCCGCGACCTTGGTGATGCCGCGCGCTTTGGCGATGTCGGCGATCGCGGCGAGCAGGACGTCGGCGTCGCCTTCTTCGAGCGCTGCGTTGAGATACTCGGCGATCATTTCCTCGCTATCGAGGTAATGCGACGCGTCGAACCGTGCGGTTTTGATTCTGCTCATGACAGTTCCTTTCTGATTGCTGCCCACATTGTTTTGGCATGCTTGATATCGGCCGGCTGAGTGGATTTGTCGCCACCAGCATAGCAGGAGATAGATCATGCCTTTTTCACGCGCGAAGTAGACCCGATAGCCGGGGCCACAGTCGATGCGCATCTCGGACACACCTTCTTCAAGCAACTTGACGTCGCCGAAATGCCCGCGTTCCGCACGCCGGATACGCACGAGTATTTTCGCCCTGGCTCTTAAATCGGAGAGCCGTGCAAGCCAGGTGTCGAACTCCTCGGTGCGGTTGATCGTGTACTCAGGTGGTGAACCGATCTGTCGAGAAGTGTATCCGTGTAGATACGATCTTGCAAGTGTAAAAACCATATTGAAAAAGCGCCCCCATGCTCGTGTTTGTGAGTGCGTCAGAAGCCGCACGCCAGCGCCGCGCGGCCACCATTTGCCACACGAGATTAGCGGCTGCCGCCGCGGCTGACGACTCGGCCGGATGGCCAATCCGGCGCTCGACGCAATGCGCTCGCGCCGCAGCGCAAGACTGCTTACCTCTCAGGTAATCGACGCACCGCGCCCCGGCCCTCAAGCTTCAATCCGAGCCCGCCGCACACGACCGTGTCTGCCGAGCGTAGTGCTCAGTCATGCCAATGAAGGAGTCTTGAGATGAATGCGCATACCGATCTGATCAACCGTTATTTCGACGCATGGAACGAAACCGATGGCGCGCGCCGTCGCGAGTTGATCGCCGCGGCATGGAGCGCCGACGCCGATTATTGCGATCCGCTGCTGGCGGGCTCGGGCCACGCAGGCATCGACGCGATGATCCGGGCGGTGCATGAGCGCTTCCCGCATCACACGTTTCGGCGTACAGGCCAGGTTGACGGCTTCGCCAACCGGCTGCGCTTTTCCTGGGAGCTGATCACGCCCGCGGGCGAGGCGGTCGTGAAGGGATCGGACTTCGGTATGGTCGATCCACAAGGACGCTTGCAAACGGTCACCGGCTTCCTCGATCAGGTGCCGGACGGCGCCTGAGCATCGCTTCTTGACGGAGAAGATCATGGACGAGCCCGCCGCCGCCACGGGTCCACAAACGGCCATAGCGTTCGCGCGCCTGACGGGCGCCGTCGACTCGCTGTCCAGCGCAATCGCCGGCTTTGCGCTGCTCGGCGGAGCGCGCGCGTTCATGTTCATCGCGTTGCTGGGCTGGCGCGAGCCGGTGCTCGGCGGCGCGGGTCTCGTGCTGCTGGCGCTGGTCGGCTGGTTGCGTTGGCAATGCGGTAACGGCGCGGCCGCGTCCGCCGTGCAGAACACGCGCCGCTGCAACCACTCAGCGTGCCGTCGCCGAGCGTCGCCTTCACCGGATGCGCGCAACATTGCTTGCTACAATCGTTTGCTGGAATGCGATTCGAAGCGCTGTCCCGTCTTCGTCGAGCCGAGTGGCTGCCGCTTCGGCCCGATTCGAACGCGGGCGTGAGGCGAGTGCTTCGCGCATCTGCAAACCAACGTCCAGATCCTGGCGCCCAGCCGGCGATCGGACCTAACCGGACCAACCGGACCAACCGGACCTAACCGGAACACAAGGAGACACCGTGCTGAAGAATCTGGACCCGCTGCTCAACGCCGACATACTGCATGCGCTACGCTCGATGGGCCACGGCGACGAACTCGTCATTTGCGACGCCAATTTCCCGGGCGACTCGGTTGCGCGCGAGAGCGTGCTGGGCAAGGTGCTGCGCCTCGACGGCGTGAACGCGCCGCGGGCGATTCGCGCGGTGCTTTCGGTAATGCCGCTGGACACGTTCATCGAGCACCCCGCGTCGCGCATGGAAGTGGTGGGCGAGCCGCACACGATTCCGTCGGTGCAGCGTGAAGCGCAGATCGAGGTCAATGCCGCGGAAGGGCGCGATGTGCCATTTGCGTCGATCGAGCGGTTTGCGTTTTATGAGCGGGCGCGCAAAGCGTATTGCGTGATCGCTACCGGCGAAGCGCGCGGCTACGGTTGCTTCGTCTTCACGAAGGGCGTTCTGCTCGCCCCGGACGCGCCGCAGTCGTAACCCGGGCCTAAGTGTCGCGGCAAGCGCGGGTGTGAGGTCATGAGCGCCATCAGCCGGCAGCCGTACGCGAACGTCGCGCGGGTGCTGATTTTTCGTCTGGCCGCTGTTGGCGGATCGGCCCGATTCGTCAACAGGCATCGGCCCACATCACGGTGACTGAAGCCATGAGCTTTTCTATAGAAAGTCTCGATCATCTCGTTCTGAACGTGGCCGACGTGGAAGTCAGTGCGGCGTGGTACGCGCGCATGCTCGGCATGCGGCGCCACGAGTTCGAATCGCGCACCGGCACGCGGGTCGCGATGACCTACGGCAATCAGAAGATCAACCTGCGTCCCGTGGCGGCCGACACCGTCGCGTGGTTCACCGGCCGCGAGGCGGTGCCCGGCAGCGCCGATCTGTGTTTCGTCACGACCACGAGCCCGGCCGAGGTCAAGGCGCATTGGCTTGCCCAAGGCGTCGAAATCGAGGCCGGACCCGTGGAGCGCGACGGCGCGCGCGGCAAGATGACTTCGGTGTATTGCCGCGATCCCGACGGCAATCTGATCGAAGTTGCGACCTATCCTCGAGCATAAGCGCGTCGGCGATTCCGCCCGCGGCAGGTACCGCCGACGCGAGCCTGCGGCCCTCGCGAGCCCCTTTTTCTCGCCCCGCACGCGGCGCGCCGTGCGCCCGCGCACCTTGGCCCGAGCTTGGGAGCTTGGAAAAGGCGGGCAATGCACATATTCTCAGATGCGATACGGGGAACTGCGGCCTCCCGGCCGGGTCTGCTGCTTATTCATCTACAGGAGCCCCTCATGACGCGTCCCGTCGATTCCGGCGTAATTCTCATCGCGCGTATTGCCCTTGCCGTGCTGTTCCTGTGGGGCGGTGTGATGAAACTGCTGGGCTATGCGGGCTTTGTCGGCTACCTGCATTCGAAGGGCGTGCCGTTCGTACAGGTCGCCGCGCCGATCGCCGTCGCCGTCGAGGCGCTCGGCGGTCTGTTGCTGATCGTCGGCTTCAAGGCGCGCCCGCTCGCGCTCATCATGGCCGTGTACACGGTGGCGACGGCGGTTCTCGGCCACGATTTCTGGAATGTCACCGACGCCGCCTTGCAACGCGACATGGTGATCCATTTCTGGAAGAACATCGGTATTGCCGGTGGTTTCCTGCTGCTGTTCGTGACTGGCGCGGGCCGCATCAGCATCGACGGCGCGCGTCCCGGAGGCAATTCTCTCGGCGCTCGCTCGCCGCGCGGCGGGCTTGGTCTTTGAAGCAGCAGTAAGGTAGTCTGTGCGAGTCGCTTTCGATTCCAGCTGTAACCAAGGGAGCAAATAATGATTCAAAGTTTTGAGCAAACCATTGGCGGCAAGGTCACGCAATTGTGCGCGAGTCTCGGTGAAGGGCCCACGCCGCATCGGGTGATTATCAGTCTGGCCGATTCGGCGACAACCCTGGTGATTCTGGACGCATCCGGAATCATCAGCACGATCAAGGCCGAGATCGAGGAGCCGGAGAAACTGATCGCCGACGCCATTGCCAAAGCGCAAAACGAAGGCCTGATCGAGCGCGCAATCGACACCGGCACGATCCAGGAAGCGTCGCTTTAAGTCAGGCGGCGCGGCGTCGGCGGGCAGGGCGTCGCGGCTCACAGACGCAGGCATCGCGCTAATCGCCAGTGTGAACCCGGACCAACCCCCGCCATGCACGCGCATGGCGGGGGTTATTTTTTGCGCGCCCAATACAGCAGGCGGTACGCTTAGTTCGATTCGCCGACTCGCTCGCGGCCGGCAACGCGAAGCGCGGAGTCCGACGACTGCGGCTGCGGATGCACGAGGCAGCTCAGCACGCCGCCAAGCACCAGCAGAGCGACTGACACGGCGGTCGCCGCCTGCATACCCGAGACGATTTGCGTAGCAGCCGCGCCGCTCGCCAGTGCGCCGAAGGCCGCCACGCCGACCGCGCCGCCGGCTTGCCGCGCTGTGTTCAACACGGCGGAAGCCGTACCGGCGCGTTTCGCGTCGGTCGAGGCCAACACGGCGGTGGTCATTGCGGGAACCGCGAGGCCCATGCCCGACGGAATCAGCAGAAACGGCAGCAGCAAGCCAATGAGCGGCGTGCCGGCGTCGACGAAATGCAGGAGGCCGTAGCCGAGACCGGCGGTGATCGCGCCCGCGATCATCGGCACCCGTACGCCGAAGCGGCCGACCACCCAGCCGCTTGCCACATTCGACAGCAGAAACCCGCCCGTCAATGGGAGAAAGGCCAGGCCGGCCTGCAACGGCGTATAACCGCGCACGCGCTGCAAATACAGGCTCAGCACGAACACCATGCCGTAGTAGGTCAGGTTCACGCAGATGCCGAACAGCACCGCCACGCTGAAGGAGCGTTTGCGAAAGAGCGAGAGCGGCAGCATCGGAGCCGCGGCGCGCGACTCCACGGCGATGAAGGCGCCTGCAGCGACTAGCGCCAGCACGAAACCGCCGGCGACGAGCGGGTGACCGAGGCCGAGCGGCCGCCATTCGATCACAGCGGCGACGAAGGCGGTCAGCGCGACGACGGCCAGACACTGACCGCTCAGATCGATGCCGCGCGGCCTTGCGTGAGCCGTTGTGCCCGCCGCTAATTGCAGCCCCGGACGACGCACGGCGGTCTCGGGCCGCGGCACCCATAACAAGGTCGCGAGAAAACCGGCGGCGCAGATCGGCAGATTGACGAGAAAAATGCTGCGCCACCCGAACGCCGCGATCAGCACGCCGCCGACCACCGGTCCCGCGGCGATCGAAATCGCCCCCGCGGCTGTCCACAGCCCGACCGCGCGCGCCCGGAGTTTGGGGTCGTGTCCGAACGACTGATTGAGCAGCGCCAGCGAATTCGGCAGCATGGCGGCGGCGCCGACGCCTTGCAGCGCGCGCGCCGCGACCAGCAGGGCCGCGTCGAGCGCAAGGCCGCAGGCGAGCGACGCGAGTGCGAACAGCACGATCCCGGCGGCGTACAGGCGCCGCGCGCCGAAGCGGTCGCCGAGCGCGCCGGCGGACAGCATCAGCACGGCGAACGCGAGCGTATAGGCATCGACGACCCATTGGAGGCCTGCCACATTCGCATGCAGGTCCGCGCCGATTTTCGGCAGCGCGATGTTGACGATAGTGACGTCGAGTTGCGTGACGACGAAGCCGACGCTGACTGTCGCGAGCACACGGCCGAGGGCGGGCGAACGGGGGCGTTTGGGGGAGTTCATGCGATACATCGTAGAGCCGATGCGGCGCATGATGTTTCGCGACGGCGTGAACTGTGGATGTCGTCAGAAGCGCGTGACGCCGACCCCAATGCAAACAAAAACGGCGCGCCGTGTGGCGCGCCGTCATTGCGAAGCAGAAGCGGAAAACAGCAGCGGAAAACAGCAGCAAAAGCCGCCGATCAGCGCGTTTGCGGCGCGTCCTTGATGAACAGCGTGGTCAATGCCCCGAGAATGCAGATTGCGCCGACGTACATCGGTGCGGCCATCGGGTTCGACTTCATCATCAGCGACACGGCGATCGGCGTCAGGCCGCCGAAAATCGCGTAGGCCACGTTGTACGAGAACGAGATGCCCGAGAAGCGCACCACCGGCGGGAACGCCTTGACCATCACGAACGGGATCGCGCCGATCACGCCGACGAACAGGCCAGCCAGCGCGTACAGCGGCAGCAGCGCCGAGCTATCGAGCGCGAGCTGCTGGAACATCGCGTAGTACGTCACGGCCAGCGCCAGGCCGCCGATGAAAATGGTGCGCCCCGCGCCAATGCGGCCGGCAATCGAGCCCGCCATCACGCAACCGATCGTCAGGCACAGCGTCGCCACGCAGTTCGCCAGCAACGCAGTGGCCGGCGCGATATGAAACTGCTTTTGCAGCAGCGTCGGCGTCATCAGAATCACCACGACGATCGCGGCCGACAGCATCCACGTAAGCAGCATCGAGACGATCACGGCGCGGCCGTGGTCGCGCAGCACGGCCTTGAGCGGAACTTCGGCCGCAATCGCCTTGCGTTGCTTGAGTTCGGCGAACACCGGCGTTTCATGCAGCCAGCGGCGCAGGTAGACCGAGAACATGCCGAACACGCCGCCCACCAGGAACGGAATACGCCACGCGTAAGCGGAGATTTCCGCCGGCGCGAAGTTGCGGTTCACCGCCGAGGCGATCAGTGAGCCGAGCAGAATGCCCGCCGTGAGGCCGGCCGTCAGCGTGCCGCACGCATAGCCGACGTGCCGCTGCGGCACGTGCTCCGACACGAATACCCATGCGCCCGGGACTTCGCCGCCGACCGCCGCGCCTTGCATTACGCGGAACAGGAGCAGCAGGACCGGCGCCAGCACGCCGATGCTGGTGTAAGTGGGCAGCAGACCCATCATCAGCGTCGGCACGGACATGAGCAGCACGCTCAGCGTGAACATGCGCTTGCGGCCGAACAGATCGCCGAAATGCGCCATGATGATGCCGCCGAGCGGCCGGGCCAGATAGCCCGCGGCGAAGATGCCGAAGGTTTGCACCTGGCGCAGCCAGTCCGGCATCGCCGCCGGGAAAAACAGCTGGCCGATCGCCGGCGCGAAGAATACGAAGATGATGAAGTCGTAGAACTCCAGAGCCCCGCCGAGGGCGGCGAGGCCGAGCGTCTTGTAATCGCTGCGCCCAAGAGGGCGTGGGGTGACAGCCTGCGCTCCACCCAGATTTGTCGCTTGCATTGCTTGTGTCTTTTCTTGAATTGGGAGCCACACGTAGCGCGTGGAAACACGGCGGTCGTCGGGCGAGAAGTGTGGCAGGCGCTGGGTAGAGCACGGGACACCGGCGCGCCGGCCCGGGTTGGGGCAAGCACGATGACGACTGGGGCCAGGCGGGGATTTTACAGGATGAAAGCCAATCGTTTCTGGAGGTGCTTAATTGGACTGAAAAAGTTCCGCAAAATGCGCTTTTTCGTAGCATTGACGATGGCGCCATCAGAATCGTCGCAACCGAGTATGGGAATACGCGCCAGTGGTGTCGGGGTCGGCGGATTCATATGCAAATTCGGACTGCTCCTATGGGATGGCGCGGGCGTGCCTCTGAGAATCGCGTCCGAGCTATCAGTTAAGAGTTATCCCATGCGCATTGCCATCCTTCAACGTGACCCGGTCATGCGTCAGTCGATCGAAAGGGTCCTGACGTCCGCTGGCCACACCTGCACGGCTTTCGACGACGGCTTGAGCATGTCGAGAATGCTCGCGCGCTCCACCGTGGATCTGCTGGTGCTGGACTGGCAGGGACTGCGGCTCTCGGGCGGCGAGGTTCTACGGGCGGCGCGTGCGGTGGGCGGCGACCGTCTGCCGGTGATGTTCGCCTCGGCGGACATGGCGGAGGATCATGTCGTGCGCGCCTTCGTTGCCGGCGCGGACGACTATGTCGGGCTGCCGCTGCGCGCTGCCGAGTTTCGCGAGCGGGTTGCTGCGCTGCTGCGGCGAGCGTATCCGGACAGGTTCAGTGCCGCGAGTTTCGACGTGGGCCCGTACCATTTCGACACGCGCCGCCAGCTCGTCATGCTGCGCGGTCAGCCGGTCCAGCTATCCGGCACGCAGTACCGGCTGGCGTCGTTGTTCTTCTCCAATATCGGCCGCGTGCTGTCACGCGATCACATTTTCGCAATGGTATGGGGGCGCGAATTCCGCGAGTTCACCCGCACGATCGACAGTCACGTTTCGCGGCTGCGCCTGCTGCTCGAGATCGAGCCGCAAAACGAATTCCGGTTGCAACCGGTTTATAATAGCGGCTACAGGCTGCTGCATCTGCGCCGCGGCGAATCAGTCGACGCAGACGCAGAGGCAGACGTCGACGCCGACACCGAGAAGCAGGCAGCCTGAGGCCGATCCGGTCAGATCAGATCAGATTTGCGGCAGCGTGGGCCGTGTTTCGATCGACTTGCGAATCAACGCTTCGACCGCTTTGCGTTCGTCGCCCACCAGCGGCAGGCGCGGCGGGCGCACCGGCTCGGTGCCCAGTCCGACGATCGTTTCGGCGAGTTTGATGTTCTGCACCAGCTTTGCCGAGACGTCGAGTGCGAGCAGCGGTGCGAACCAGCGGTAGATCGATCGCGCTTCCTCGAGGCGTCCCGCCTTCAATAGCTTGTAGATCACCACCGTCTCACGCGGAAACGCGCACACGAGACCGGCCACCCAGCCATGCGCGCCCATCAGGATGGCTTCCATGGCGAGATTGTCGACCCCGCACAGAATGGCGAAGCGGTCGCCGACCACGTTGATCAGGTCGGTCACGCGCCGCACGTCGCCGCATGACTCCTTGATCGCGACGATCTTCTTCTCGTCGGCGATTTCCGCGAACATGTCGGGCGTCATGTCGACACCATAGGCGAGCGGATTGTTATAGATCATCAACGGCAGTTCGCTCGCGTCGGCGACGCTGCGGAAATGGTGCAGTGTCTCGCGGCGGTCCGACAGATAGCGCAGTCCCGGCAGCACCATGTAACCGGCCGCGCCATGGCGGCTGCCGGCTTCGGCCTGACGACAGGCGTCGAGCGTACTGTTTTCGGCGATCGTCAACAGGACCGGCACACGGCCGCGCGAGGCCTCGACGGCGATGTCGAGCACTTGCAGCTTTTCATCCAGCGAGAGTGTCGACGCTTCGCCCAGCGATCCGCACACAATGATGCCGTCCACTCCCGCGTCGATCTGCGCTTCGATATTCTTACCGGTCCATGCGCGGTCTATGCTGAAATCCGCGTTGAATTTGGTGGTGACTGCGGGCAATACGCCTTCCCAGATATGCGCCACGACTGCTCTCCTGAGTGTGATGTGTTCCAGCGCAGTGTAAGCAGGGAAAATCCTGCCGTCTTGCGTGAATCGCGCGCGGCGAATGACGATTTCAGCATAACCGCTTTGCCTGAAGCGTCGCCGGGTCAAGGCATATCCCTTATTTTGGGATAAGACGCGAAGTGAGTCGAAGTGCATGGCTAGCACGACGCCACCCGCGGCAGGCCGCTCTCCGTGCGCGTCCGGCAGACGCTGCCGGACCGCTATCTATTGAGAGCGCGAGGTCGCCGCACGTTCAGTTGACTATGCCGAAATCGTCACAATCCGCGCTTAAGCACACCAAGACTCGGCTGTCCGCCGTTTCTACCATGACGATCATGAAAACCTTAAACATCATCGACTCGCACACCGGCGGTGAACCGACCCGCCTCGTGGTGTCGGGCGGCCCGGATCTCGGCGGCGGTACGCTGGCGCAACGGCTCGAAGTATTCCGCACGCACTTCGACGACTGGCGCGCGGGCAT encodes:
- a CDS encoding helix-turn-helix transcriptional regulator codes for the protein MNTLSLAQPVPPQLPAASRTVGDLLREWRQRRRMSQLLLAAEADISTRHLSFVESGRAVPSREMVMHLAERLDVPLRARNALLVAAGYAPLFRERPLSDPQLAAAREAVELVLKGHEPYPALAIDRHWTIVAANGALAPLLNGASPELLKPPVNALRLSLHPEGIAASIVNWHAWREHILARLQRQIDVSGDDTLSALRDELAAYPAPPGADATEHDNTAVNQIAVPLRLRTPIGVLSFFSTTTVFGTPVDVTLSELAIEAFFPADPQTATALRDFGESQCAEAARQP
- a CDS encoding MFS transporter, producing the protein MQATNLGGAQAVTPRPLGRSDYKTLGLAALGGALEFYDFIIFVFFAPAIGQLFFPAAMPDWLRQVQTFGIFAAGYLARPLGGIIMAHFGDLFGRKRMFTLSVLLMSVPTLMMGLLPTYTSIGVLAPVLLLLFRVMQGAAVGGEVPGAWVFVSEHVPQRHVGYACGTLTAGLTAGILLGSLIASAVNRNFAPAEISAYAWRIPFLVGGVFGMFSVYLRRWLHETPVFAELKQRKAIAAEVPLKAVLRDHGRAVIVSMLLTWMLSAAIVVVILMTPTLLQKQFHIAPATALLANCVATLCLTIGCVMAGSIAGRIGAGRTIFIGGLALAVTYYAMFQQLALDSSALLPLYALAGLFVGVIGAIPFVMVKAFPPVVRFSGISFSYNVAYAIFGGLTPIAVSLMMKSNPMAAPMYVGAICILGALTTLFIKDAPQTR
- a CDS encoding nuclear transport factor 2 family protein, whose amino-acid sequence is MNAHTDLINRYFDAWNETDGARRRELIAAAWSADADYCDPLLAGSGHAGIDAMIRAVHERFPHHTFRRTGQVDGFANRLRFSWELITPAGEAVVKGSDFGMVDPQGRLQTVTGFLDQVPDGA
- a CDS encoding VOC family protein — translated: MSFSIESLDHLVLNVADVEVSAAWYARMLGMRRHEFESRTGTRVAMTYGNQKINLRPVAADTVAWFTGREAVPGSADLCFVTTTSPAEVKAHWLAQGVEIEAGPVERDGARGKMTSVYCRDPDGNLIEVATYPRA
- a CDS encoding GNAT family protein, with amino-acid sequence MSENAVLVRQLGPDDRDDYFNLRLRGLKAHPDSFGQSYEEALAKGPSQHNAMLDGSRAAEGDFLLGAYASAGTPLIGVVGLIRIPSDKQRHKAAVVGMYVAPEAAGRGVGRALLKELLRRASRMDGLRQIQLLVGSRNEAARKLYESLGFRKYGCEVGALNVGGVFHDADLMALFI
- a CDS encoding RbsD/FucU domain-containing protein, with the protein product MLKNLDPLLNADILHALRSMGHGDELVICDANFPGDSVARESVLGKVLRLDGVNAPRAIRAVLSVMPLDTFIEHPASRMEVVGEPHTIPSVQREAQIEVNAAEGRDVPFASIERFAFYERARKAYCVIATGEARGYGCFVFTKGVLLAPDAPQS
- a CDS encoding MFS transporter — encoded protein: MYRMNSPKRPRSPALGRVLATVSVGFVVTQLDVTIVNIALPKIGADLHANVAGLQWVVDAYTLAFAVLMLSAGALGDRFGARRLYAAGIVLFALASLACGLALDAALLVAARALQGVGAAAMLPNSLALLNQSFGHDPKLRARAVGLWTAAGAISIAAGPVVGGVLIAAFGWRSIFLVNLPICAAGFLATLLWVPRPETAVRRPGLQLAAGTTAHARPRGIDLSGQCLAVVALTAFVAAVIEWRPLGLGHPLVAGGFVLALVAAGAFIAVESRAAAPMLPLSLFRKRSFSVAVLFGICVNLTYYGMVFVLSLYLQRVRGYTPLQAGLAFLPLTGGFLLSNVASGWVVGRFGVRVPMIAGAITAGLGYGLLHFVDAGTPLIGLLLPFLLIPSGMGLAVPAMTTAVLASTDAKRAGTASAVLNTARQAGGAVGVAAFGALASGAAATQIVSGMQAATAVSVALLVLGGVLSCLVHPQPQSSDSALRVAGRERVGESN
- a CDS encoding dihydrodipicolinate synthase family protein; its protein translation is MAHIWEGVLPAVTTKFNADFSIDRAWTGKNIEAQIDAGVDGIIVCGSLGEASTLSLDEKLQVLDIAVEASRGRVPVLLTIAENSTLDACRQAEAGSRHGAAGYMVLPGLRYLSDRRETLHHFRSVADASELPLMIYNNPLAYGVDMTPDMFAEIADEKKIVAIKESCGDVRRVTDLINVVGDRFAILCGVDNLAMEAILMGAHGWVAGLVCAFPRETVVIYKLLKAGRLEEARSIYRWFAPLLALDVSAKLVQNIKLAETIVGLGTEPVRPPRLPLVGDERKAVEALIRKSIETRPTLPQI
- a CDS encoding response regulator transcription factor, which encodes MRIAILQRDPVMRQSIERVLTSAGHTCTAFDDGLSMSRMLARSTVDLLVLDWQGLRLSGGEVLRAARAVGGDRLPVMFASADMAEDHVVRAFVAGADDYVGLPLRAAEFRERVAALLRRAYPDRFSAASFDVGPYHFDTRRQLVMLRGQPVQLSGTQYRLASLFFSNIGRVLSRDHIFAMVWGREFREFTRTIDSHVSRLRLLLEIEPQNEFRLQPVYNSGYRLLHLRRGESVDADAEADVDADTEKQAA
- a CDS encoding DoxX family protein: MTRPVDSGVILIARIALAVLFLWGGVMKLLGYAGFVGYLHSKGVPFVQVAAPIAVAVEALGGLLLIVGFKARPLALIMAVYTVATAVLGHDFWNVTDAALQRDMVIHFWKNIGIAGGFLLLFVTGAGRISIDGARPGGNSLGARSPRGGLGL
- a CDS encoding addiction module antidote protein; this translates as MSRIKTARFDASHYLDSEEMIAEYLNAALEEGDADVLLAAIADIAKARGITKVAADAGLGRESLYKTLAPGSKPRMDTVLKLLRALGVKLNVVPEGVAAV